TTTCCTGTCTCAATCAGGTCTAAAGGGGTGTtctgtcaaaacaaaaccagttgGATGACATCATTATATGATCCTGAAAACATACAGGTTATGTATGTAAGTCATAACACTGGGGGAACTGGGCATGTACAGTAGATTAGGTATCCCACATCTGTTTTGTATGAAATCCAAACAGTGAAAATTAGATATTAGCAGAAGTATGTGAAGTGCCTGTATTAGTAAATACAGTGTCTGTAGTGTACACACTTTATGGAAACAGCCTCATGTAACCAGCCCAGCTGGCTGGAGCTGGAAGACTGAACATGGTGTGGTTTTAATGAGCGATTGTTTCATAGTTAGCCAGAAACACTTGTAGCGCCACACTCATTACATTTAAAAGATGTAGAAGTAACACAGtgtgtgaatatacagtatatgtaaaaacaaaaaatgtgctctttatttttaatttttaaagtaatcttacacaaaaaaaaaagatcattcaGTTCTCAGTTATGCTGAATAACAAGCCGATTCACTGCAGATGGTAACAGACACAGAATCATAAACACTTGATTTAACATCCCAGTCGTATCAGCTCTAAATGGTCACTGGTTCTGAACTAAGAACTGACTCACCTGCAAGACCTGGTGCATCTGTCGCCCATGTTCCACTTTATTCCTGTTCATGCGGTCCATGTCGGCTGGACTGTCAGAATTATCTGACACATGAAGATCctgaggcaaacacacacatgtacagggagtgaaagagagaaggaaagagaggagtgCAGGGGATGAATGGGAGCGCTGGGAATACTGCTACTACAGTTGTACTACAATGGGAACAGTGCTTTCCTTAGAAACCCTTCTGCCCCAGTTATAAGCCCATGTGACCAAACCACTACACTGGGTAATTGTTTCTCCAGAACTAGCCAGACAAAACCATCCATCGAGAAAGTTGGCACTGATTTATGCCTCAATCTAAGAGAGATTGCTGTCTTTGCGTGTTAGAAAATGAGCACGAGCCAGTATTTGAGGAAAAGCACAGCAATAGCAGCCTGATGTTATCTGAACATCATCACCATTGTGCTTTTGAGATGTAGCAGAAGGTGTGAATGAGCTCCACAGGTGCCTTACACATCAGGGGTCAGATCACTGCTTCCTCTGACCATGATGAGTCACTGTGACTCACTCACAGAtcttactaacacacacacagtccatgtttgcagacagatgcagcagatTAAATCCAGCTGTCTGCTCATCGCACTCACATCAAACGAGAGGGAAACAACAACCCACCAGGACCAGACATGTCTCAAACAatcgcacacagacacataagcAGTCCAGATGACTCACCATATTTTTCTGCTAAAAGCTGGTATCCACATATCACCCACGTGGGTTACTTGTCCTGGCAGCAGTCTTTAGTGCAGCTCAGCATTCCAAGCAAAACTAAAACAGACAGTCACCTACTATCTATAGCCTGTTTTGTCTACCATGAACCAATGGGAAATTTATATTATGTTATGATCTGTTATGGATAGCGATCTAGCATTTTCCCCGATATCAtaaacagatggatgaatgatTATGGGAATAAAGTTTCCCAGTAAGGTGTTGGGCCACCTTGAGCatccagaacagcttcagttgTTCTCAGCACAGAGTCTCTGAAATGCTTCTGAATGGGTGCTCCATTCTTCCGAAAGGCATTCCCTCATTTTGATGTTGAGATGTTGGACGGGCTGAGATCTGGTGACTTTGAATGCTGATTCACATAATTTTCATACtaatcaaaccattcagtgtcGCCTCTTGTCTCATGTTtgtcatttattctgtttttttctcaccagTCTGTCAGGAAATGACCACATCAACccaattcacacaccaacacatgaCTGCTGCATCCAAAAAAATgcatgagaacaaaaaaaattagcCAATAACCAACCACATCTGTCATGCTCCAAGGTTAGCCCAGTATGTTTGAGACAACAGGGCGTTCAATCTGCGTCTGATGTCACTCCAGACGAGGCTGTAGGGTGAAACCACACAGATCTGACAATCATGTCCagtgtgtgagtctctgtgtgacCCTCTGTTCGGCACTGACACTGGACCCCTCGCGCCTCTGCCGTCAGCCCACTGGCTGTCAACACTGGCCCTGTTTCAGCCACGCACTCAGACACAGGACAGGAGAGTGGGCAGGGTAAtgcgtctctgtctgtctgactcttgtgcacacacatatgcacacatatgcTCCTGCTCCCGCAAGCCTCAGTGATTTAACGTACACACCCAGGCTGGGGAATAGTTTTAATGCCTGCAAATGCAGGGCCTTCCACTGTAACCTGTCATTATGGGGGCAGTTATGCCCTTCAGAGTTGCCATGAGCTTCTGAAAATAGACACCGCTAGCCACAGTCTGGGCTGCTACTTTTAAAGAGAAATGACTTCTGCAGAGTTCACTGACAAAACAGAGGAGGACACtgaaaaatgcacatttaaaatgattaatgaaataaaacagagtgTCTTTTTATGTATGACAACATAAAATTAGGCAgatcacaaaacacaacagtgctgGCACACGCAGTCTCAACAGTttccttatttttttaacagacaTGAGGCTCTTACCATTTCTCTACTCTCACAGAGTCCAGACAACAGCTATATCCATGTCTTTGTCTGAAGATTAATCCATAAAGCAGTGTCCACATTATTGTTTATGTCTTGCTCCTAGCTTTTTTCATTCACCCACTGAGTTCCTCTGCTATTTCCCTCCTCCTAACCCCTTCTCCTCCCCATCCCGGTGCAGAGTTACATCCCCAAcatgcagcagagggagaccCGGCATCAGCCCTGCCCTCCAAAACGTGGTCTCAATTCTGATTGAaggtactttttatttttttacttcctttctctttttttggcaaataaaCCCATGAGTGTAACACTTCACTCAACATTAAACTCCAGTTTAAAACAATTAAGAGATTGTTGGGTCAGATTTCAGATCGTCCTCAGAGAGTCCCTGAGATGTATTCACTCCTACAGGATTTCCATTGATTGAAAGATCAGATGGACCACACCAGAGTATCAGAGGAGGCTGGAAACCAAACCCTGTTGTGCTGTGGGTCTCCTCGGCATTGTCTATTGGTAAAGCAGGTGTTAACAGTCTGATCCAGGGAGGAAATAACACGTGGTGTAGGAGTAGGAGATGGAAAAGACCTCGTGTCCTCTGACTTCCTGCTCCAAGCTTTGTCCCACTGATGCAAGAAATCACCAAGAGGGTATTTCCACTCTGGAAAACTGTTGAATAACAATTTGTGATTATATGACTAAGCACGGTGGATTAGAATATGTCTACTGTGCTTGATGCATCAGTGATGATGGGACAGAGAAATAGTATTTTCCAGAGGAAGGGAGCGAACATGTGATCCATCTTTTCAGACGTCCCACAGGAACGATTTGgcttagagacagagagagagagtgaaagagagtgggagaaagacTCCACCATTGATCTCTCAAGGTTTTTCCCATGGTCGGGGGCCAGagtggagagatggaggaaatgaAGTAGATGATGAGTcactgaggaaaataaaaacaaacagaggcagcTAAGTAACCAGATGGACTTGAAGCAAAGTCTGCAGAGACGGTTGATGTTCTGAGTCAGTCGTCCTCAGCCATGATGTGGAAGTTACAGCTGAGGGGATGAAAAATTGCTGAATTCCCTTTAAATAGCGATTGCGAATCGCGAAAGATTAGTCACCGCAGCTGTTAACAAACAAATGAGCCACCGCTGCAGAGGATGAGGATTTCCCAAAGCTAAGCCAGTTATTATTTACTAATATAATATCATTTGTAAAAGATATTATTTGGTAAATGGTTTTACCTCATTAACTTTGACAGTTCATCAAATAGTGAAAAAACtgagttttgttgtttgtgttgttgtgtcacATCTTATTTTATTAACTGGAACACAAGTATTAGCACATCCTCAAAGTCAAAAAGCTCTGTAGTTATTAAGTTATCTTAATACACCAATTAGCTTTAAATCTCTTTTTACACTCCATTCTAattatttaacaaacatttctgttatatatttttcttgGCTGCTAATTTACATTTGTCAGTTTTGGGGCTCCATACAATGAGACTTGCAACTTTTTGTCGCAAGCAACATCTTTGCCTTTATCTCTGTGTTAGTAATGTGGTCCAGTTAATAAGATGTGACAAAAAGCTTTCTCTGCACttcagtattatttatttatgtattcaaTAACATTTTTGAATTGACAGTAACACagtttaaagaatttatttattcttgGTGTGATAATCTGTGTTATTTGCATCAAAAGTTTCAAAAACAGTAGTACTTTAGCTTAGTATCATCACATTTTAATAAACAGGTGCTGTAATGTTTCAGCATTCAACAGGTTATGAGCTCTGTGGGAGGATTTGCCAGCTGCagcgtcagtgtgtgtttttactgacaGCACCAGTGTGAGGATTTCTTACAGGACTTGAAATATGTGTCTAGTGGGAGGTTCTGATTGGTCAGCCTGCATCGCCTGCAGTCTCACACACTATCTAAACTTACTTCTGGAGCTGATGTGTGCAGATTTCTGCATCATGTCTGGACATGACATTAGAGTAGACCGGTGAAAGAATTGTGACAGTGgagactcagtcagagactTAGGAATGGAAAAGACACAGCTTAATTTGTGCACGTGAAGGATGTATGGGAGGCCAATGAGAAAGTTTTCTGATCACCTTTCTTCTCCTGTAAATTCACATAACATGGACTTCCTTGCCCTGAACGAAACCTCTCAAGCAACACTTCCTCTCAGGCAGTGCATAAATCCTGCCTCTTCCGCTGACACTGACAGGCCAAAAATGTCACCTTTGCCCTAAACTTGACCTTCACTTAAACATAAGATTTGAGTGGTGGTACACAGGCTGGGAGGAATGCTGCATGAGAGACTCAGCTCAGGAAAACAAATACCCTCATCCTCAAGGAGCAGTGATAAAATACTGATTCACAGATGGGTTGATGAGATTGATATCATCTGCAGCACAGACCCAGACAGCTGCAAGGCACTGTGACATAACACGGCCTTTCAATTCTGCAAagttgtccaaaaaaaaaaaaaaaaaaactatcctcttacacaacaacaaattaacTGTGCACACATGAATATCATTTGGCTCTTCTGATTTGTTCTGCTTCATATAACACCCACATTCCCATATGTTCGACAATCATCACACAGTACAGAAAGTAACGCTAAGCCAAATGCTACTCTGATAAGGCATGGCCCCAGACGAAGCAGGATGAATATAAAAGAACAACAGGAAGCTGCTGATATTCCCAAAACCTTTCCTTTGAGTCTCCCACCAAACACATGTGCCGTTTCCTTTCTAACATCTGTCCATTGGTTTCTCATAACTTATCAATATTCTCGAGACAACTCACCTTAAAAGGGTGAAGCAGACATACCTACAAGAAAACAAGTCATAATGGTTAAGTATATTTTAGCTGTTCTCCCCTGTCACACAGAAAAAAGTTTCTGGTgtttaaagttatttaaaaaaaatactcactCAGGCACATGTGCAACTCACATTCCTGTCGGGGGAAATCCTTCATCAGCTTCCAATTCAGCTAAAGTACATTACAAGACGCATGAGCCCCAAAGGCAGCCTGatttcatacacacataaaagtgTCCATTCACAGAGCCGGCTGGTTTTGGCtcctaatctctctctctctctctctctctctctctctgaaaccaCATGACATTCACCTGCTCACATTGCACTGTAATATTTAAATTATAAGTGGATGTGATCAAAGTGATAAATGATTCAAACAATGTTAATGAGATAGTGCATAGTGAGTGAGAAATAACTGGGTCACATTGAGCTGAAAACCATGATCCTAAACTGCCACAACAGCCCTCAttatctccttctctctccctgcatcACTCACACAGACCATCGAgcaaatatttttgtttctcattaCCCGAGCTGGCTGGGAACATCTCCAAGTCTGTCGGCCCAAAGATTAGAAACACCAGAGATGAGGCATCTTCCCAGCTCTTCATGAGAAAAGTCTCCCAGTTCTCTTCCTGAGGATGGAAATATGCTGTCAGTTCTTCACTGCTGTTGAGTTACTGACAAAGTGAAACATCCAGTGCATCTACATACATCTTTCTGCTGGGTCCACCCCTCTTTCCGGCCCTTTTTCTCTTCCCACTtatcattccttttttttcccccttcattTGAATCTACCCACTCTGCATCTCTGTATTGCTCTGTGATTCTCACAGGgagaacaaaacatgaaaagtgtTATCAGGAGGAGATTGCAACCACAGAAAAAGCAGAGGCAACCtgagaaaaactgttttctttactttgTCACAAACATATGTGAAGGGCGACAACGGTAAATTTAGAGCCTTTGACAGGGTGCCAATCAGGAAATTATAGTTATCACAGCCAATGGACACTCAGGTTTTTCCTCTCAGGCTGGAATTTTTAGCCTGGCTGTTGGCGTCGGACACGTTGTCAAGGACCGAGTAATTGGTTCAGCCTGTCCTGGGTTCAGTTCAAACCTAGTGCGTCATGCTGCTTTTGCCActaataaaacagtaagagcAGACAGAAATATCAGCATCGTCTCCTCCTGTGGAAAGGTTATAGGTTATTTTAGCTGCACATCATGTCTGAGATGTGATGGAAAAAACAAGTCATCTCCACCAGAGATGACATAAAATAACTACATCTTGTATAGATCCCACACATAGGATTGTTAAGTATGACTGATGGAAGGACTAATAGATTCTCAGGATATCTTTTTAGATATTTTACTGTTTGACATAATGTGAGGCACTAACGACGACTTCAAGTCTTTCATTTCCTGCCGATGAAACCTTTTCATCAATCTCTTCTTGGGAGCATGGTGAGGGTGCATGAGTTGAACATCTGTTGGAACAATATGTGCAGTGAATTGACTTCAGTTGTTATTAAATGGAAacatacacaggcacaaacacacatcgcGCACATCCCAGATTTTCAGACATCAAACCGCTGACATCTGGTGGCAAAGTCAGTGAAGTGCACTCCCACCATCATGATTACTATGATGGCTCTGATGTGTTATGATTGtgataaagtaaataaatgtatttcattagcaataaaataaattatatttgttCTGTTTAACAAGATATTCCTGATCTGTATTGATTAAAGTATTTAGCAGGGTTCTTGTAGTCGGGGGTGGATCTTTCTGAAACCACCTCAGTACTGCTGTTGCATTGCCTTTTCTCGGATTAGTTGTTACGCTTTAAGTTGTATCTTTACGCAGCCTTGTGAGCCTTACTTTCATATTGTTTGTATGGTGGACAGCATAGGTTTTATTTGGCAAGCTAAGGTTTTGGAGTTTGTCCTCATCCTTGTATAATTAGAAAATACTTTAACCTAAATCACACATCCTACATTATGTAAGGtaactgtaaatttaaaaaaaaagataccaaATGACAATGTATAGTAATCTTACAGTGATGTACCAGAACTATGCTGCTATAGCCTGGTGGCCTTTGAGTCATGTAATATAACAGTGCTAATTTCTAGCACATATCCTATACGTTTGGATGGTGAGTTATTAAGGATTAGCAAAGTTATATTCCTTTGCTATGCTACACCTGTTGTACTAATGACGTCTATTTGATcacatgtcactgtgttcatgcTGGTAAAGTGGCTGCAgttgtttgtttcttcacaTGTAACAAGGAAACACCTGGAGCCTCAAACAGAAAGAACCGTTAGCTTGTTATGCAGATGTTAGCGTattgtgcacatgcacaaacactgtattCAGGGCACCTGAAGACATCTGTTTTAACGAATACATCCCTAAAACCGGTGTGCAAATGAGTTGTTGTTGTAACTCTAAAAATGGGTTTATACTTTGACATATACTCAGTTTTCAGTGTAAAGTGCTTCTGTTTTAAGTAAATGCAATttaatacaacagccctgcaacaGTATTTGTTGGAGCTCTGGCACAGAGGCGTTGATTCAacatggtcattttggaggttTTAGGTTGCTGTGCTTCTATTTAGCACACTGATGAAATTAGGGTGtacaaaatattacaacacCAAGGactccaaaatgaccataattCAACACCTCTAATGGTTTCAACAAAACCACCTTATAACCATCTTGGAGGCAGAATTTGTGGGATTACACTGAATCAGTCTGAGCCAGGTGCACTAATTAAACTGGAAATTGAGTCTGATTAAGGATTACACCAAACTGACTACAATGCTTTCAGCTTATTAGAAACTGCACTTGCCTTTAAATTGCCAATTATTGTAGGGTTTATTCACGttatttctaaaaataaaatccaggaATGTAAACCCAACTAGCACAGAAGTGCATAGTCATGATAGAGAGAGTCATGTGATTAGAAATCTGCAAGTTGTGTTGCAGGATCCGGCCTATAAACCAGCAGTGCACGTTGGTAAGTGGAGACCATGCTCTTTTCCCTACACATGTAATAACCTGCTGAATGAATAGCTCTGGTGTGTAACGTTAATGTGCAGCTACATAGTTAAACTAGGAACCTAATACTGGTAGTTTAATAAATGATGGATTTGTGGCCTATCGAGGCCAGTCagctagacacacacactcaccggCTAGGGGCAAGAAAACTTCCTTACTTAACATCAGAACGAACATTAACCACCACTTTTACGAAACAAGcgtttattaaattaaaaaatcatgCGAAAAGTGCAACAATACAGCGGTTAATAGAATAAGTTGCTCTTTCAATGAGAAGTGGGTGGCCCTTAAAAGGGCCTTTTGGGATGAAAGTTATTAGCCTGCAAGCTAATACTCCTGAGACTGAGAAGAGGCCTTCTTTCCCGCCTTGCCGGAGCTCGGTGCAGACTGGCCGGTCTTCTTGGGCAGCAGGACGGCCTGGATGTTGGGCAGGACACCGCCTTGGGCGATGGTGACACCGCCGAGAAGTTTGTTCAACTCCTCGTCATTGCGGACAGCCAGCTGGAGGTGACGAGGGATGATACGGGTCTTCTTGTTGTCCCTGGCGGCGTTACCAGCCAGCTCCAGGATCTCAGCCGTGAGGTACTCCAGCACAGCGGCCAGGTACACGGGAGCCCCGGCGCCCACTCTCTCTGCGTAGTTACCCTTACGGAGAAGACGGTGAACACGGCCGACGGGGAACTGCAGACCAGCGCGGGAGCTGCGGGTCTTGGCCTTTGCGCGGGCCTTTGCTCCAGTTTTGCCTCTTCCAGACATTTTCGATCGTCAAACTGCTCTACCAAAACAAAATACTGCAATGGTTGATCCGTAGCAGCAGCAACCTGGATATAAAACGCACACTTTGTCCCGCCCTAAAACGCGATTGGCTTTTGGCCTGACAATACCTGAGTATGATTGGGTATAAGAGGTCAAAGGGAAACGGAAGCCAGTGCCTATTGGTGTAAATGTTCTGTCTCAAACCAATCACGGTGGACTcgacaaaagaaacaaaggcGATTGGCTGTTGCTCTTCCGGCTTGT
This genomic stretch from Toxotes jaculatrix isolate fToxJac2 chromosome 12, fToxJac2.pri, whole genome shotgun sequence harbors:
- the LOC121191057 gene encoding histone H2AX encodes the protein MSGRGKTGAKARAKAKTRSSRAGLQFPVGRVHRLLRKGNYAERVGAGAPVYLAAVLEYLTAEILELAGNAARDNKKTRIIPRHLQLAVRNDEELNKLLGGVTIAQGGVLPNIQAVLLPKKTGQSAPSSGKAGKKASSQSQEY